The segment tttataattaacaatcttttaatcataaaaatattataaacacAATTGGCTTGTTTAGAAATGAGGCCGTTTTTCTctcagataaaataaaataattttattcccagACGGCCTTTTGTAAAGGTTGTTGAGCAACTGTTTATTAAATCACAAAAGGGAAGACTTGGCATTGAAATGTGTTCAAGGGAAATCTGGTTTTACTCTCAATTCCCACGATCCCCTTGCGAGCAACGGATGCTGCACCGCGCGACAAGCGAGCTCCACCCATTGCATAATGCAGGAACTAAAATAACACTATCTGCACTCACCTCTGCGTTCTCCGATCGGATGATGGCCTGTATGAACGTGTTGCTGGGTGACACGGAGGCAGTTATCGTCGAGAACCATTCACTCAGGTCCAGGTACTGTGCCtgtagataaaaaaaaattggttaccTAAATCTAGGGGAGCTGGGGAAATGGAAAACTTGCCTCCAGGCCGATGGTAGACACATTTGAGACGATGGGTGGGTAGAAGTTGAGCTCCACCAAGCCCTCGGAGGACAGGTAGTGGTTCTCGGAGGTGTAAGTGGCGTGGTCGTAACCGTAGCCCCAGCGGATTCGGACTGGATTTTTCGAGTCGGTGATTGGCATGCCGTCGTGAGTGGTCAgtttaatctaaaattaattaataaatgagaAAGAAACTTTTAACTCGAAAATTGTACTCACGTAAGCAGTAAACTTGAGTCCAGGCTTGTAATATTCGGGCGTTTTGACCAGCtccattttgtatttatttttaaagagaggAATGGAGGTCGAAGTGTTTTGTCTGCGGCCAGTAAGCGCTTCCTGCACTGTCACCTCGATTTGCACTGGCCTTTCAAACTCGTCGTTCAGACTGGAAAATTTGTAATCATTGGACGGTCAGCAACAAAAGCGAGAGAGGAGATATCCACAATTACCCCAACTCTTTCACAATGTCGAATTCAACGTTGGCTTTTCCGTCGATGGCGACGACCTTGCGCACcggattttggaaaattggttGGATGAGGCCAGAGAAAATTGTTGGGTACATGGTCACCGTGGCTTCGCCCTTTACTGGCTTTCCGTACGTgtatctgaaattaaaattaggatgatttttattttgaaatggtaaattatttaattatgatgaCTCACTTGGCCGAAATTGTGGCGGAAATACGGGAGTCCTTAAAAGTGGTGAAAGGCGGGGTCGAGATGGAAACCTCGAATTTAGGCAGCACGTATTCTGCCACCTGGATCGTTTTGTGGAAGGACTGATCCAAAACGCTGACCGTGATATTCCAGTCTCCCAGAACGGGGTTTTTGGAAAGAGGAAGATCGGCGGAAAACACACCTCTCGTGGGGAGAACCCTGGACCACTGTTTCACCCTGTTTCCTTTTCCatcctgaaatttaaaagttaataattcAACTTTGATTCAATTGCAAGGCTTTACAGTTATAAAAACGTCCAGGGCAGCAGTAACGGTCGGCTTGAGGTGTTTGTTCAGTGCCAGAATCCTGAACTGGATCGTGTCTCCGGGCTTGTAAATCGCCTTGTCGGTCTGGACGAGCACCGAGTAGCTCTTGTGCACATAGCTCAGCTCCGTGGTGTTCTGGAATTCCAGTCCGCCGTTTCCACGAGCGGTCACGTTGTAGTTTCCTGGACCGACATCTCCGATCTGCTCAtcgagttttattattttttcctttgttaGAGATGCAGATTAATTTACATCGATTCTGAGGATTCTAGTCGTTCTGGGCTCCACTGAGATGCTCTGCGAGGAGGTGAACTTTCCGCCACTGTCCTGCTTTCCGCCGACCTCCACCCACACCTGCGTAGTCTTGTCGACGCCGTGCGTGGACACGGACACGTGATACTCGCTGTTCGGTCGCAACACTTTAGGTGCGATAACAGTGTAAAATCTGAAACAGCGACATTGAATTTATTCTTAGAATAAGGTTTTTCTGACGCAGTATAGTGGGTTTTATACATAATGCCATTTTAATTGCGAGGGAACTGGCATGTTGTAATTTTCAGATGATAAAAAGTCCGTCTCCTCGTCcgcgaaaattgaaataaatgcagGGGCTCAAGGATTTTCCCTGGCGCCCGTGAGAAGATGCAGCCCATCCACATTCAGGTGTTGTCTCTAATCACTCATTGTTGGCCGCAGCAACAATGGTCACGTAAATCTCCGCGGGTGGGCAGCCAACAATTCGTATTATTTACGCATAGACAATTAACAATTCGGAAAGGCTACAAATATGAAGAACTATGCGAAGATAAAGGGAAGAGCGACTGACACTCCTGCGTTATTAATGCAACCGGTGTGATTCTGGTGCTTTCCATGCGACTGCctcaatgaatatttaatcagAATTTATACACGTATGCTCGCTGGCAGCAGACGAACGCACTCGGAGTGATAAAAAGCATTTGGAGCGAAGCTAACACGCTGCATGCGCGCGCGGGTGTGTGAATGCACGCCGTCGCTGATTATTTATTCCCAATTGGGTGCGGCCTGGATCGTCTTCAAGCTTTGTTAAGAACGAAATTCATGAATGCAGAGAAAACGAGCGTGATTGCATCAATTCATCCTCACGCATTCATCAACATCGGCTCGAATGCATTAGTCGCACGCCGTGTCTCTGCtatagaaataaaagaaaaaaacccaatttaaaatgtgttgcCGTGATTCATCAAAGCACCTAAGAACAGCCAAATGtagaatattttctttttttaaaccgGCTTTAGTTTCAATGAAAGCTGTCAGATTATGAATCATTCAGGTGATTAAGTCTACACACTTTCTACTACTAAAAATGACTGGTTATCACGTCAATGAGACACGatctttttcatttgcaaCTTTGCTACTTGATTTTCCTCGTGTTTTCCGCCAATTACGGTGCATGCAGCCTCGGATCGTGTTTGTCATCGTCTGACGTCATGCTCTCGCGGAGGTGCAAACGGCGGccgagggaaataaaaagcaaaaaggcgTCGAGTGGGCGCTCATCTGCCGAGCAAGAGCACCTTTCGGATGCGTGGGGCGCCGAGCAAGGTCAGGCCCGGTGTCTCTGCACTCTAACTCGCATTATTTGTTGCGACAATTATTGTGAACGTAAATATTCATGGaagcaacaacaataattgctCTGACGAGATAGCATCCCGTGtgtattttcaaatgttttgcaAATCACGGAATTCCACTCATGTGTTAGTTTTGCTGTTGCCAAGGTGAAGAGgttgtaaattttgctgttGTGCGTTGTGCGACACCACTGGAAATTTCTGGACGAAGCTGAGAGCCAGATTTGGGGTCTTCAAGATCGTGCTACTCGGCATTGGGTTTCCAAGGTTTCTACCCACAACTCATTTTctatatgaaaattttgtgatttaagaTACAGCATACCAGAGGAATACAACTTATTAAGTTATCTTCCAAACGTTAATCAAGTAGATGAACTAACAGTAATGatagaggaaaaaatttataaaaaagtgtaAACATCATTAGAATAAGAATTAAATCCAAATACCTTGATGAAGATAAACTTATTTAAAGTTTACTTAAAATATaccttattaaaaatttcaaaacaattcgaTTAGCTTTTTATCTTATTTCAATGAGTTAGctaacaacaattttaaggatattaaataaatacacacgctTGGTCTCAacttgttattaatttaagtaatttaagATGCAATATCCATTTcatgaatacaaaattattttcgtttcagACAAAATAGACATCaaagtaatattaaattaatttttgtcattgtGAATACTGGAATCGAAAATGCCTTGAGTAACTAAACAGCCCTCCTGTAGTGTTACAGCTATCGTGAACATAAATGATCAAATTCTTGGTAGCTGCTAACAGTCAACTATAAAAGTGATTCTTTTCCACCTAACAGTAACGCTCGTCTTGAATGTGCTCAGCATTAACTTGTCCTGGTCCGTGATTGAATTGCCTCGGCCAGAAAAAGTGCATGCTAACGGTAAATCGGAGGACGGGGACGACTTTTTTTTGCAAAGAGTGACCCGTGCCGTCTATAGTGTTTACTGAGTGGGCAAAAAGTCGAGAGCTCGCGCCGGGCGCGGGTTAATGACATTTTTGCCTTTGTTTCCGCTCCGtgctttatttgcatttgaagtgcgatttttgttttgctttttacagCAAGTGAAGATACAAACAAATCCTGCTGTTGTGGCCGGAtgcagttaaataattaaatcggcCGTTTATCTCGTTTTACGCTTTTCGCCTGGAAAGTGGGGGAGCGGTCACAGAGCAGCAAAACGAGAACTAAACGAAGAAATAGAGCAGGGGGAAAACAAACGGCTTTGTATGATGATtgataaaactattttcttttacTCACCCTTGCTGTGCTGCAATGCTCGTAATTGAAGATACGGCaagtgaaaagaaaacagccaCAACTCCGGCTTGGAGCTTCATTTTGATCTGAAACAAATACGAatgggaaattatttatttttagtgttttcttttgaatcgTTTGGTGCTTtggcagaaataattaaacgcCTTCTTGCACCTGAAATTATGAGAACCTTTTCCCCCTAACAGATTTATATCATTGCTACATCATTTTCGTTGTAAGCGACCGTCGAAAACCTTCCTATGGGTGCGTCAGCTGCGGAGTAAAAATCTCACGCAGATATGTGAATGCATGCGTTTCCTTTTTCCCCTATTCGCCAAATTCCCACGCGGCCGCTAACAGGTCGAATTTTTAACTaccgaaattttaaatttcatccaaAACGTTACGTCACTGTACGCAGATATAAGTGCACCAGTTGGCTATAGGTATCTTGTAGAAACGACACAGGAAGTTGATATGTTGCGTGTCGCGCTTGTTCTGGAATGACTTTCTCCGCTATGAATTGGGCCGCACCACGCACGTCTGCTATTTTACTTCTGGCGAATAGAATACCTTCTGCCGCGACCAGGTGTTCTTCTCGGCacaagagcaaaataaatattgggaAAGTGAATCACCTAGAGATAAATGGAGATATTGCAACATCAATCGGAACCTCTGTCCACTTGAAAACATAGATGGACCTCattcttaaagaaaaaatcggGGGAAACTGTGGTAATTAATAAGGAAACACAGCAAATCGTCtttttataagaaattaaTTCGCTTATTaacgtttaaataaaatattcaccgAGAATAAAACTTTGTTCGGCGGTCTAGGTGTAATGTGGCCCCTGCGGTTTGAGATTTGAGCCGTGCACCCTTCCAGAGGACGAGGAAATACAATATTGAATGCCTCCATTCGAGAAGCTCCCATTCCTTTTTCGcctcatttaattaaaagcgtcACTCTCGTTTGTCTTTCTCTCAATCTCAAGAGTAAAGTGGCATGATTGAGCCACATCGCACATTTGGGGCACGGagcagttaaaattattctgcCGTAGTGCGAACCAAGATgctcctttttctctctccgaGTGTTAAATTGTTTCGAGTCTGGTTCACATTCGGTTCACTCAGGCAGCCAGCTCAATATAATGAGGCGGACAAGTTCGTGTTGTTGCCGACTTCAATTAACAGCTCAAAATCAACACCTTGCGCCTCACAAGAAGCGGTTTTTGTATTCACACCCGACGTTGATACGATTAATGCAATTACAATCGCGTGTGCAAAAAGGCATGAATGGACCGTTGAGGCgacagcagcgcggcggtaaTTTATCACGTCCATTGATGGGCAATCAGCAGTGCGAGAAACCGATCCGATTCGCTAAATTCGGCAGAAAAGCGAATGTTCGAACAAGAAGAAGCTGTTCTTTCCGCCTAGACATCCATTAAAATAGacgggaaaattaattaaatggatgataaaaactattatctccaattttttattttaggaaaagATTTTACGAAACATTTTCCTGAAATTATTTCGACGAAAAGTGGTTGCAAAGTCACCTGTCGGGGTTTCCGTTGTAAATAGCAAACAGGCCGAAATGCACGCCTGTGACAACACGGTGTGAGTCAGGGCAATCGCGTCAGCGTGGTTGTAACACCCGAAGAGTGAAAACGCGGACATCCTGAACATGCCCCGCCGCACATACTGTACTTCTTGCATGCACAATTAGTATGCACATTGATTATTCGGCGCGGCAGTAAAAATAGGAGCGGGGGAGAGGAATTGATACCGAGAGCGTCGGTTTGGGTTTCACTTTTAAAGCATTGTTAAATATTCATCTAATCTTCTTCACTCGACAATTCAGAATAATCAttaccgttttttttttaattttactacacaccctagtaaaaaatattcttaatttttttttaaaattaatataaaaatagtcgCACTACGAACCAGCTTGTAAAAGAGTaaagaaagataaattttagtttttgcttGTTAAACTTTCAGGTCTCATAATGGTTTttcttgctaaaaatttaattaaaaatgcataactagtttttagtttgaatcacatattgattttattatgcGCTGAGGTGgcaaatgaagaaaataaaacaataatgcgGCTCATGTGTGTGATTAAGAAGACACGCTAGAAGAGTCATCATGGCTAGAAAGCAGATAATCACTCCTTTGTGCATCTCATTTCGAATGCCTGAGGAGCTGGAGAGATTTTGAAGAACGTACTCTCACGCACACATCAGGCCTTCCCATTGTTACTCCTAGATTTGCATAAACGTTTATAAATGTATTCGTTGGTGAGGGTTGCATGTATTGTTTGCGATACGTGTAGCATAAACACGTTTCATGTACGCTGCCGAAAAATATGAGGATTAtgtttctcaattttaaaattctaaaaactctcttttggatttttaaatttaagtcatGTACGTGTAAGAGAGAGTTGATTGTATTGTGATGACAGAATTTTTACTTGTTGGCATTTAGCAGCCGTCGGCGAGTGACTTATAGAATCATGATGACGCGCCATTTCCAGGTGACGAGACCTTACAATTAGTTGATCGTATAAGGAAACGAacatagtaaaaatttaagtgtCTGAGTGGccctgcaaaaataatttaagttgcaATAAATCGCGAATTCATAAAATAGGGCAGCAGTTGTTTTCACATGAGCGGATgagcgaaaaattatttggcaaCCATTAAATTCCAGCGCCGACAATGAGTCCAATCCCATCTTGCAGCAGGGTGCCACCATTTGCGGCCGCCAGATGAgagattaaattacaatttgcgGATAATCTATCATCAACAACAATGGATGTTGTCGGTTAACTGTACATGTCTAATTTTCTCAATGAAAGGAACCCAACAAGcgtgaaaattatatataaaatcgcTGTTGGACTGAGAACACCAGAATAACACAATTACGATAATTGCGCGCGTCCACTTAATTTGCTACTCGTCTGTGTGTCAGCCGCAGGAAACGTCGCTCTCAACGCTGCATGAGAAAAGCCTAAAAACGCGAAACAATAACTACACTCGACCCATTTCGTCATTTCCTTTACTAGTTTGTTTTGATTCAAACTGCGATGCCGCAATAAGATgccaaaacaaacaattaattggtgtaaatattttattttacgagcaGTTCATTGGTGAATCATCTCGCGATTAAAGTTTGCACTGGCTTAAATTATCAAGTACACGAgaacgattttaaaaaagaaaaagaatccGGCGCTGGCGTTGTTCTACAGGAAAACACCTGCTTCAGGTGGCTTTCGAGACGGAGAGGCCCGACTTGCTCAATGCAGACGCGGTCTGGCGAAGGGGAAAACACAAAAACTGAATTAACCCTCGCCGTCTGGCAGCTTTTTACGAATAAGAACAGGGAAAACACTCCGGTTTGGAGCCAAAGGTGCTGAACGGCCGGCCGAGATGCAAAAGGTTGTCGACCTGAAGCTTTTTTTACCCGGCGAGAGGCGTGTCAGGGTCACctaagcattaaattttcggGTTTTACTTTTCTCTCTCCATCTGAGCGTCGTTGACTACTTTTTTACATATGACCACTGTTTGATTCTGAACTTATACAGGGGAATCCCACTCGATCTCGCGTGTTTTTCAAGCATGCCTTTTTTCCCTGATTGATGTTTCATATTATTGTGGGgctgaaggaaaattaaatatatacaaacaCAAGGGATGGAGCCTATTCAAATTATAGAATAACcttactaaaattttatatttttaaaataaaacacatgaTTTTTCATCAGGATTTATTATATTCGTGTTGAAAAAACGCTCCggaatgcaaaataaattgcaaactgTTTCGTTAGTTCCCCATAGACTGAACCTTGCACCCAGCTGATCGCgtccaattttattcaatgatTGCTGGACCATAATTTGCATCATTATTAGTCACCCGCGAGAGATGCTGATTGTGCGCGCGCGACCATAAAAGGAGTCTAGTGTGTATTATTGCCTGCCCTAAAAGGGACGTCAACTGACACGCAGCTCGggatggaaataaattgaacctGAAAATCGTTGGTGTCTCACCTGTTGGTGCGCCCTGCGGTGCGAAAAGGGGGTGAAAACTGGTCTCGACAACAATTTTCCTCTTCGTTCAGCAGCCCTAACAACAGAGGCGACGGAGACTCATTGCTATTCCACACTCGTTGGCCTCGCTGGCGTTCGTCGACTGCGGCCGGCTGACAAAGTGCGCGAGAGTAGGCGAGCGGTATACCTGACGCTCCCACCGCCAGGGTAGGGAGGACTCGATCACCTCTCGCAGGGTCAGGTGCACTCTGAATTCGACGCCGCAACCATGATACCAGCGAAGGAGCAAACCAACTGCCATCTGTGTGGAGAACGctcgagttaaaattttcaggtttttttgcttcaatctgttttgcaaattgaagCGGGAAAATTATTCTTCCTGGTGTGCTGGgggaattataaatttaaataattcactcTAGTTGtttctgaatttattatttttcatctctgTGCTTTGTTTGGATTAAATAAacgaaataaacaaattatatatattaattaatatttgaacaCTCGGAAAACCTATTTCTTATACAGAGGgacacaaagaaaatttaaaatcaccatgtcacagaaattttattacttaattGAGATACTAAAGGCCTGAGGGGGCCAAAATAACTCCTGCCCTTCGAGAACGTGTGGGAATTCTTTCCCCTTCAAATATCCACTATTATGCTACCAGGCcttataaaaattcacaaacgAAGTCCAATAActgtaatttgcaatttggcaattttttaataaacttttgtttcatttttcctatttatctAATGCTTTTCCCGCTTTTCCGTGAAAAGGCAGTGTGCGTGGTAAATGCGCGAgaactctttaaaaaaatatccagtgCGCAGGCGTGGAAACGTGGGCCAATGGGAGAACAACACATCGGCTCGTAGTACTCGGCAGTGTTTAACATACACCGCTCGCTGCTTTCTTGGCACTGAAACACGAAACACCCCCAAAGCAGCGAGAGTGCCACGAGAAAAGGCTGCGGCTTCTTCCACTTAGCTGTATTTTGTCAATGGTGGAGTAGCCGGTCGGCACGCTAATTAAAACTCTGCAAAATGTGGGTGTGGAGGGTAGCTATTGTCTCTGTGATATTCAGCCTGTCCGGCGTCATTGCGGGGTGAGTTTCCACATGCAACAAACAGCATCTCCCTCCCCAATTTGCAGGTCGCTAACCTTGCTTCATTGTTTTTCAGGCGCGATTTTTACTCCATCCTGGGAGTGAGCAAGAGCGCAAACACGAACCAGATTAAAAAGGCGTACAGAAAAATGGCCAAGGAGTTGCACCCTGACCACAACAAGGACGACCCTGACGCCAACACCAAATTTTCGGACCTGGGAGCGGCCTACGAGGTGCTGTCTGACCCAGAGAAGCGCGAGCTCTACGATAAGTGTGGAGAAGAGTGTGTCAAGAAGGACGGTGAGGATAATTTCATATTGATACATAACTGTTCATGATAGAACACGTCACTAGAATCGCTAGATCAGCATGATGTTTGgaccaatatttttattttattatcttgCACACTATGGCCTCACGAATTTCATATCAATTGCACAATATTTTCAGTGTGGTTCttataaacataaataaatttttgctaactATTTGTTactaattgaaattctttttgcAGGAAATATGGGTGGCCATGACCCATTCTCCAGCTTTTTTGGAGATTTTGGTTTCCACTTTGGTGCAGAGCAGCATAACGAGAGAAATGAAATACCCCGTGGTGCAAATGTAGTAATGGAGATGTCGGTCTCCCTTGAAGAACTGTACTCGGGAAATTTTGTTGAggtacaaattatttaaaacatccCTTCTTTTGTTTCTCAAACTTGCGTTGCTCTTTTCGTAGATCACCCGGAACAAACATGTTATAAAACCTGCCTCGGGAACAAGAAAGTGCAACTGCCGGCAGGAGATGGTCACCAGGCACCTTGGTCCAGGGAGGTTCCAGATGACCCAGCAGCAAGTCTGTGATGAGTGCCCAAATGTTaagtatgtatttttatttcaatccagctctttttattaaatgctgACCAgctattttaccaaaattgtgattataaaattttaaaatcaatttatattcgtgaaaaaatggatttaaaattaatttcttgcccCAGAAATGTGCTATTTTGCAATACCAcatcattaatattaaaaaatctattaaaaaaattaaagaaccACGCTGAATAAAAgtgtaatcaatttaaatttgtctttcaGGTTAGTTAACGAAGAGCGAACATTAGAGGTCGAAATCGAGCCTGGCATGGTTGATGGCCAGGAGCAAAAGTTTGTGGCTGAAGGCGAGCCACACCTGGACGGAGAGCCTGGCgacttgattttgaaaataagaacTGCGCCACACTCCAGGTTCGAGAGGAGAGGGGACGACCTGTACACAAACATAACTATTTCCCTGCAGGTAATGCTTTGAACTgtcattattttgaatttgtgacTAATTTTTCCGCTCAGGACGCGCTGGTCGGGTTCAATTTGGAAATAGAACACCTGGATGGGCACAAGGTGACAGTGAGCAGGGACAAAGTGACTTGGCCTGGCGCCAGGATCAGGAAGAAGGGCGAGGGAATGCCTAATTACGAGAACAACAACCTGCAGGGAACTCTCTTCATCACATTTGACGTTGAATTCCCCAAAACAGAACTGAGCTCTGACGACAAAGAAGGTATGTTCTTTTATCAGCCACTGCCATTCCCTTGAAAATTTGGAGCAAATATCTCTAGCCATTCAGTCACTCGCGATTTTCCTGATATTTCGGAAagtaaaaatcgtaaaaattacCAGCTCGCATTAAGAAGGCATCTTCAGGAGTGTCTAATTGGGCATTTCGAGGATCTATACTGGCTGTTCAATGTCAGAAaaggcaaaaggtggttaattaagGGACTTGAAATTCTCAAATAGCTCATCAGCTGGCTTGGAGGCGCACCTGCGCCGaatcgccacttgctggttttcgcccCTTTCCGATGGGTTTAAGGACAAATATCTGGCATTTCAATGAAAGACCTCGGTTCAGagaggcaaaaagatggcctTGTttggcccaagctcctctgcgacCACTCGAACCCCATATTATCCAtttggcggtgttattgggacctggtgAGCTATAGCCCACAGGACTGGCTAAACAGATGAggttctaaattaaaaaaaaaattgtatatttactTAATCCATTACTTACTCAAAACCtggttttaaatatcaaatttttcaagaattccCGTCTTAAATCCCTCaagaaattttctgtttttgagCTCCATGACCTGCTTAAACCATCTCACCTAGTGATCATAGTTTACATCAGTTGACACTGAAATATTCCACGATTTTGAGATTCCTGTTTGTCAATacctaaaaaaaatacttccaTGTTCCTTAGacatttttcaagatttaaaagttAGATGAACGGAAGTCTGTTCTTGGAAATGTTTATGGTTCATTACAGTTGTTGCTGGATatctagaaaattaataacatttttactatttatctCATTGGCTTGTGTTACCCAAAAGGTGTCagtcaattcaaatttattttaataattttttcaaaatgtgttttcGATGAGAATGACAGGGAAGcgatattttcataatatgttatgtaattattaatttatggcacaatattatttaaggatataatattttgttatatcgtttatcaagttttttttaaattgcaacaaGCGAGAAATAATCCACTATGCCCAAAAATCGGTTCAACTTATTCTAATGCccttcctttttttcttttgcagcaATAAAGAAGATTCTGAACCAAAGTTCTAACAACAACGTGTACAACGGTCTTCGGGGCTACTAAAGTTTTctaggaaattaataaaatataagcaaCTGTGAGACATGTCGGTGACAAAGCGCCAGAACTGATCTCCTCACTTGGTGGACTGTCCTAGAGCTGCCAGTTTCTTGTGACAAATTGGTGTTCTTTTGTCAATAGCCGACGAAGAAATAAGAAAACCAGTGTGCAGTCTTCACGCAATCAGTGGCTGTTGGTTGTTGTTGCCCCTTTCAGTTTACTACTCGTTGGACAAGAGTAGGATGTACACTATTGTTTATGGATAAAAGTGTGTTTTGAATGTGTCTGCGTGACTGTTTttactggaaaataaattattggagaattaattgaaaccaaagcatatcataattttgattgttattttattcaattcatcCGAGACAGTCCAAATTGTTTCTTCGTTACATTGGGTCTGTTTTGCTAGTGAAATCTTTACACAGATATAATTCGCACAAATAAAGCAAGATTTGCCTGTTTTCTTTAACCATCTCTATGCATTTAGACCAATGTAAACCACTTAAAAGTTATCCGTCAGTGCTTGcagtaaataatattcatcGTCGCCAGCGTACAATTTAAAGCAGAGATGTTTGGTGTGTGATCGGGAATTCAAAAGCAGCCTCCACGTAACGCCAGGACCAGATGCAACACCGAGCCTCCTTGAACTTTATAGTCTTGGGCAGTCTTCTCGTCATTCCTGCAATCCAAACAATAATTGAGTATACAAACAGATAACACACAGTTCAATAATAAATCGTGTtcacgaaaataaatttttaaaagaaaacactgCTGCGGTGTTCCTCATAAATCTGTGTAAAGTGTTCGTTTGTGGTTTTCTCTTGgctttaactttaaattttaagcacacGAAATAGCACGTGAGCCAAAATCATACATTTGTTTTCCAGAGAAGATGAGTCGTTGCTGCTGAGGGGGAATGCCTTCCTTCTCCTCGACTCTCTCTTTGATCCTCTCTACCTTGTCTGTCGGCTCAATGTCAATTTCGATCTGGAAATTCGAAAATCACAATTAATTCACCGCCTCGGCAGGATGCTCGAATAACTAACCTCTTTGCCGGTGAGGGTCTGGAACAAACAAGGAAAAGATTAGAAGGGTCTGGGATATTTTCAGAGAGGAGTTCTCGCTCACCTTTACTTTGATCAGCATTTTGGATAATTTATTAGGCTACCTGTGACGTCTAATAAGATATTGAATAGGCACGCGCTCCTAGAATGCcttccaaattttgtttcgaaGTG is part of the Cloeon dipterum chromosome 1, ieCloDipt1.1, whole genome shotgun sequence genome and harbors:
- the Nedd8 gene encoding NEDD8, whose protein sequence is MLIKVKTLTGKEIEIDIEPTDKVERIKERVEEKEGIPPQQQRLIFSGKQMNDEKTAQDYKVQGGSVLHLVLALRGGCF
- the shv gene encoding dnaJ homolog shv encodes the protein MWVWRVAIVSVIFSLSGVIAGRDFYSILGVSKSANTNQIKKAYRKMAKELHPDHNKDDPDANTKFSDLGAAYEVLSDPEKRELYDKCGEECVKKDGNMGGHDPFSSFFGDFGFHFGAEQHNERNEIPRGANVVMEMSVSLEELYSGNFVEITRNKHVIKPASGTRKCNCRQEMVTRHLGPGRFQMTQQQVCDECPNVKLVNEERTLEVEIEPGMVDGQEQKFVAEGEPHLDGEPGDLILKIRTAPHSRFERRGDDLYTNITISLQDALVGFNLEIEHLDGHKVTVSRDKVTWPGARIRKKGEGMPNYENNNLQGTLFITFDVEFPKTELSSDDKEAIKKILNQSSNNNVYNGLRGY